The Paenibacillus sp. MBLB1832 genome has a window encoding:
- a CDS encoding YjzC family protein translates to MGEWTHFNEGDHVPNDGEYMEIGENAFHMGITNPQTVTLKKGDRFPATSNHNRKWHKKGGKRM, encoded by the coding sequence GTGGGTGAATGGACACATTTTAATGAAGGCGATCATGTACCAAACGATGGCGAATATATGGAGATTGGCGAGAATGCCTTTCATATGGGGATTACCAATCCCCAAACGGTCACGTTGAAGAAAGGCGACAGGTTCCCGGCAACGAGCAATCATAATCGGAAATGGCATAAAAAAGGCGGCAAGCGCATGTAG